From Glycine max cultivar Williams 82 chromosome 11, Glycine_max_v4.0, whole genome shotgun sequence, the proteins below share one genomic window:
- the LOC100812515 gene encoding uncharacterized protein isoform X1, which produces MAASFRWILQLHKDVPKAARFYSQGLDFSINVCSLRWAELQSGSLKLALMHSPNEQQATQKGYSSLLSFTVTDMNSTLTKLMALGAELDGPIKYEVHGKVAAMRCIDGHVLGLYEPV; this is translated from the exons ATGGCAGCGTCCTTCAGGTGGATATTACAACTACACAAGGATGTTCCAAAAGCCGCACGCTTCTACTCCCAAGGCTTGGACTTCAGCATCAATGTCTGCAGCCTTCGTTGGGCCGAACTCCAATCCGGTTCTCTCAAGCTTGCCCTCATGCATTCTCCCAA TGAGCAGCAAGCCACACAGAAAGGGTACTCATCGCTTCTGTCATTTACTGTGACTGATATGAACAGTacattaactaaattaatggCGTTAGGAGCTGAACTAGATGGACCCATCAAATATGAGGTCCATGGAAAG GTTGCAGCTATGCGGTGTATTGATGGACATGTCTTAGGCCTCTATGAACCCGTGTAA
- the LOC100810363 gene encoding 40S ribosomal protein S2-4, with translation MAERGGGDRGGDRGGFGRGFGGRGRGGDRGRGRRRGPRREEEEKWVPVTKLGRLVKEGRIRSLEQIYLHSLPIKEHQIIDTLVGPTLKDEVMKITPVQKQTRAGQRTRFKAFVVVGDNNGHVGLGVKCSKEVATAIRGAIILAKLSVIPVRRGYWGNKIGKPHTVPCKVTGKCGSVTVRMVPAPRGSGIVAARVPKKVLQFAGIDDVFTSSRGSTKTLGNFVKATFDCLMKTYGFLTPEFWKETRFSKSPFQEYTDLLAKPTGKTLILEEERVDA, from the exons ATGGCAGAGCGCGGAGGTGGCGATCGTGGCGGCGACCGTGGCGGTTTCGGACGTGGATTCGGCGGGCGAGGACGCGGAGGTGACAGGGGCCGAGGCCGGCGCCGAGGCCCCCGCCGCGAGGAAGAGGAGAAGTGGGTCCCAGTGACCAAACTGGGCCGCCTGGTGAAGGAGGGAAGAATCCGAAGCCTTGAACAGATCTACCTCCACTCGCTCCCGATCAAGGAGCACCAGATCATCGACACGCTCGTGGGTCCCACCCTCAAGGACGAGGTGATGAAGATCACGCCGGTCCAGAAGCAGACCCGGGCCGGGCAGAGGACCCGGTTCAAGGCCTTCGTCGTCGTCGGAGACAACAACGGCCACGTCGGGCTGGGCGTGAAGTGCAGCAAGGAAGTGGCGACAGCTATTCGTGGCGCGATTATTCTGGCGAAGCTGTCTGTTATCCCCGTGAGGAGGGGGTACTGGGGGAACAAGATCGGGAAGCCCCACACCGTCCCGTGCAAGGTTACGGGGAAGTGCGGCTCCGTTACCGTTAGGATGGTTCCCGCGCCGAGAGGTTCGGGGATCGTGGCGGCTAGGGTTCCCAAGAAGGTGCTGCAGTTCGCGGGGATTGATGATGTTTTCACCTCCTCCAGAGGATCCACCAAGACCCTCGGCAACTTCGTTAag GCTACTTTTGATTGCTTGATGAAAACCTATGGATTCCTGACACCAGAATTCTGGAAGGAGACTCGCTTCTCCAAATCTCCATTCCAAGAGTACACAGATCTACTGGCAAAACCAACAGGAAAGACTCTAATCTTGGAGGAGGAAAGGGTGGATGCTTGA
- the LOC102669353 gene encoding uncharacterized mitochondrial protein AtMg00810-like: protein MTVEIKALESNNTWTLVPLPAEKQCIGCRWVYKVKFKPNGTVDHHKARLLKNDYYLFTIDKGASLVILLVYVDDILLAGLSVACVHSIQAKLQALFKLKIHGPLKYFLGLEIANSSKGIVLTQQKYAFSLLEDTGFLGCKPSSLPMDPNLKLNMLNGELLTDPSMYRRLLGRLMYLTISRPDITFVVNKLSQYIQNPRTPHLDVVHHLLQYIKGTLGQGLHFQPNNYFNLSAYADAN from the exons ATGACAGTTGAGATCAAAGCTTTAGAATCTAATAACACATGGACCTTGGTTCCCCTTCCAGCTGAAAAACAATGCATTGGCTGTAGATGGGTGTATAAGGTGAAATTCAAACCTAATGGCACTGTGGATCACCACAAAGCCAGATTG TTAAAGAATGACTATTATCTCTTTaccattgacaaaggtgcttcCTTGGTTATCTTGTTAGTATATGTAGACGATATTCTACTTGCTGGCCTAAGTGTTGCATGTGTTCATTCTATTCAGGCCAAACTTCAAGCTCTGTTCAAACTAAAGATCCATGGTCCCTTAAAGTACTTTTTGGGACTAGAAATTGCAAATTCCAGCAAGGGCATTGTACtgacacaacaaaaatatgCTTTTTCCCTATTAGAAGATACTGGCTTCCTTGGCTGCAAACCATCTTCTCTTCCAATGGATCCAAATTTAAAGCTCAACATGCTCAATGGTGAGTTACTAACTGATCCCTCAATGTACAGGCGTTTACTTGGTCGCCTAATGTATCTAACTATTTCAAGGCCAGATATTACATTTGTTGTTAACAAACTGAGTCAGTATATTCAGAATCCAAGGACACCTCATCTAGATGTTGTGCATCATCTCCTCCAATACATCAAAGGTACTCTAGGTCAGGGTCTTCATTTTCAGCCGAATAATTACTTCAATTTGTCTGCCTATGCAGATGCTAATTGA
- the LOC100812515 gene encoding uncharacterized protein isoform X2, protein MFQKPHASTPKAWTSASMSAAFVGPNSNPVLSSLPSCILPKMFGVQYWSMEWSAADSLSNFNFTVSSKPHRKGAELDGPIKYEVHGKVAAMRCIDGHVLGLYEPV, encoded by the exons ATGTTCCAAAAGCCGCACGCTTCTACTCCCAAGGCTTGGACTTCAGCATCAATGTCTGCAGCCTTCGTTGGGCCGAACTCCAATCCGGTTCTCTCAAGCTTGCCCTCATGCATTCTCCCAA AAATGTTTGGCGTGCAATATTGGTCCATGGAGTGGTCAGCTGCTGATtcactttcaaatttcaatttcacagTGAGCAGCAAGCCACACAGAAAGG GAGCTGAACTAGATGGACCCATCAAATATGAGGTCCATGGAAAG GTTGCAGCTATGCGGTGTATTGATGGACATGTCTTAGGCCTCTATGAACCCGTGTAA
- the LOC100814663 gene encoding uncharacterized protein At5g41620: MKSEEGEAEKEEKLGEKLRRGVLVGKSRGPFTPVPSWSWAHNNHSSSVLSLSARKLAAALWEFNHSFPLFQMHHHRSANNAAACGGVGADPRLRRHHHYILHKHRAPDISNFLADASPSSPDQPASASSLRRHVAAPLMQHHRAIERNNHALQPLSPASYGSSMEMTPYNPGATPTSSLEFKGRIGEPHYSLKTSTELLKVLNRIWSLEEQHASNISLIKALKSELDHARIRIKELLRDRQAGRHEIDDLMKQIAEDKLVRKRKEQDQLHAAIQSVRDELEDERKLRKRSESIHRKLARDLSEVKSSLTSAIKELNQERTRRKLLEDLCDEFARGINEYEQEVHTVKHKSDKEWVQGADHDRLILHISELWLDERMQMQLEAVHNGFMDKSIVDKLSLEIETFLKAKQNSRSTENIAVRNCRNSLESVPLNDAVSAPQEVGDDDDSVGSDSNCFELNKPSNKGSKVHEEEPVGKIFEETSKTNQPKKKPIPREGLKHRSPCSLQVEFEEQIAWAMSSDSHKKSQSIDADQGKTTDTRPVEGIVSEKSEHFEIYENDDSERKNIPTELHSSSKNHIIDNLLRGQLLASEGGNMHAENNYGEASCSNAGWRNQASPVKQWMAKLASQDLDISEASKVPSGSKESNNTLKAKLLEARSKGQRSRLKALKGSF, from the exons ATGAAAAGCGAGGAAGGTGAAGcggaaaaggaggaaaaattGGGAGAAAAGTTAAGGCGAGGGGTATTGGTAGGGAAAAGTAGGGGCCCCTTTACTCCAGTGCCCTCTTGGTCTTGGGCTCACAACAACCATAGCAGCAGCGTTCTTTCTCTTTCTGCTAGAAAGCTCGCCGCGGCTCTCTGGGAATTCAACCACTCTTTCCCACTCTTTCAAATGCATCATCATCGTTCTGCTAACAACGCTGCCGCTTGCGGCGGAGTCGGCGCTGATCCCAGACTTCGCCGCCACCACCATTACATCCTTCATAAACACAGGGCTCCGGACATCTCCAACTTTTTGGCTGATGCTTCTCCCAGTTCCCCCGATCAG CCTGCTAGCGCCAGCAGTTTGAGGAGGCATGTTGCAGCACCCCTGATGCAGCATCATCGGGCAATTGAGAGAAACAATCATGCACTGCAACCTTTATCTCCTGCAAGTTATGGTAGTTCCATGGAG aTGACACCCTATAATCCTGGAGCCACTCCTACTAGTTCCTTGGAATTTAAGGGAAGGATTGGGGAGCCACATTATAGTCTCAAAACATCTACAGAACTTCTAAAAGTGCTAAACAGAATATGGAGCTTGGAAGAACAACATGCTTCTAACATTTCATTGATAAAAGCATTAAAATCAGAGCTAGATCATGCACGTATTCGGATCAAAGAGTTGCTTCGAGACCGACAAGCAGGTCGACATGAGATTGATGACCTGATGAAGCAAATTGCAGAGGATAAATTGGTTCGGAAGAGGAAGGAGCAGGATCAACTCCATGCTGCCATTCAATCTGTGAGGGATGAACTTGAGGATGAGAGGAAATTAAGAAAACGATCAGAGAGCATACACAGGAAACTAGCTCGGGATCTTTCTGAGGTGAAGTCCTCTCTGACTAGTGCCATAAAGGAATTGAATCAAGAGAGAACAAGAAGAAAACTATTGGAGGACCTATGTGATGAATTTGCTAGGGGAATAAATGAATACGAACAAGAGGTGCATACTGTCAAACACAAGTCTGATAAGGAATGGGTTCAAGGGGCTGATCATGATCGTTTGATCCTCCACATATCTGAATTGTGGCTGGATGAACGTATGCAAATGCAGCTGGAAGCAGTTCATAATGGTTTTATGGATAAATCCATAGTCGATAAACTAAGTCTTGAAATAGAGACTTTCCTTAAAGCTAAACAAAATAGTAGGAGTACAGAAAATATTGCAGTAAGGAATTGCCGTAATTCCTTGGAATCTGTACCACTGAATGATGCCGTCAGTGCACCACAAGAGGTTGGTGATGACGATGATTCTGTGGGCAGTGATTCAAATTGTTTTGAGTTGAACAAGCCAAGCAACAAGGGATCTAAGGTACATGAAGAAGAGCCTGTCGGCAAAATTTTTGAGGAGACATCAAAAACCAACCAACCAAAGAAAAAACCAATACCACGAGAAGGGTTAAAACATCGTAGCCCATGTAGCCTGCAAGTGGAGTTTGAAGAACAGATTGCTTGGGCCATGTCATCTGATTCGCATAAGAAGTCCCAGTCAATTGATGCAGATCAGGGGAAGACCACAGATACTAGGCCAGTTGAAGGAATTGTATCTGAAAAGTCTGAACACTTTGAGATTTACGAAAATGATGATTCTGAGAGAAAAAATATCCCCACTGAATTGCACAGCTCCAGTAAAAATCACATTATTGATAATCTCTTAAGAGGTCAACTTTTGGCATCGGAAGGTGGCAATATGCATGCTGAAAATAATTATGGTGAGGCTTCTTGCAGCAAtgctggatggaggaatcaggCAAGCCCTGTGAAGCAGTGGATGGCAAAACTTGCATCCCAAGACCTTGACATATCAGAGGCTTCCAAAGTGCCTTCAGGATCAAAGGAGAGTAATAATACTTTGAAAGCAAAGCTTCTTGAAGCTAGGTCCAAGGGGCAGAGATCGCGTTTAAAAGCCTTGAAAGGTTCCTTTTAG